Proteins encoded together in one Neobacillus sp. FSL H8-0543 window:
- the pckA gene encoding phosphoenolpyruvate carboxykinase (ATP), whose translation MNSVHIPNALSLLLKENHVQMQLSVPQLVEKILSRNEGVLTSTGAISVSTGKYTGRSPQDKFIVVEESIKDKIAWGSLNQPISEEVFKNLYQKVTAYLKQANEVFVFKGFAGADKKSQLPIQVVTEFAWHNLFAHQLFIRPSEEELLAHKTGFNVICAPNFKADPLIDGTNSETFIIISFEQRTVLIGGTEYAGEMKKAIFSVMNFILPENNILSMHCSANVGFEGDVALFFGLSGTGKTTLSADPKRRLIGDDEHGWSPHGVFNIEGGCYAKTINLSREKEPQIFEAIHFGSVLENVMVMPESRIADYDDGSLTENTRAAYPIQAIDNIVLPSIAGHPNTIVFLTADAFGVLPPISKLTKEQAMYHFLSGYTSKLAGTERGVTSPEATFSTCFGAPFLPLPATRYAKMLGDKILEHNAKVYLVNTGWTGGEYGVGSRMKLSYTRAMVQAALEGELDTVETVRDEIFGLNIPLHIAGVPDEVLQPNKTWPDPKAYEMKAKELAKKFQENFKKFSDAPVGVEANGGPIV comes from the coding sequence ATGAATTCTGTTCATATCCCAAATGCATTAAGCTTACTATTAAAGGAAAATCATGTCCAAATGCAATTATCTGTCCCTCAACTAGTAGAAAAAATCTTATCACGAAATGAAGGTGTATTAACCTCCACTGGTGCCATAAGTGTTTCAACTGGAAAATATACAGGACGTTCCCCTCAAGACAAATTTATAGTTGTAGAAGAGTCCATAAAGGATAAAATTGCTTGGGGCTCATTAAATCAGCCGATTTCCGAGGAAGTATTTAAAAACCTTTATCAAAAGGTTACTGCTTATTTAAAACAAGCAAATGAAGTTTTCGTATTTAAAGGATTTGCCGGGGCTGACAAGAAATCGCAATTGCCTATTCAGGTAGTAACGGAATTTGCATGGCATAACTTGTTTGCTCATCAATTATTTATTCGTCCCAGTGAAGAAGAGTTGTTAGCACATAAAACTGGATTCAATGTTATCTGTGCACCAAACTTCAAGGCTGACCCCCTAATTGACGGGACAAATTCTGAAACATTTATCATTATCTCTTTCGAACAACGAACCGTTTTAATTGGCGGTACAGAATATGCAGGTGAAATGAAGAAAGCAATCTTCTCTGTAATGAACTTCATTTTACCTGAAAATAATATTTTATCGATGCACTGTTCAGCAAATGTTGGTTTTGAGGGTGATGTCGCCCTTTTCTTTGGGCTATCTGGTACAGGAAAAACCACATTGTCTGCTGACCCAAAACGCCGGTTGATTGGTGATGATGAGCACGGGTGGTCACCGCATGGTGTCTTTAATATTGAGGGTGGCTGCTATGCAAAGACCATTAATCTGTCCCGTGAAAAAGAACCGCAAATCTTTGAGGCCATCCATTTTGGATCAGTCCTTGAAAATGTTATGGTTATGCCTGAATCAAGAATTGCTGATTATGATGATGGGTCATTAACGGAAAATACCCGTGCAGCCTACCCGATTCAAGCAATTGATAATATTGTTCTGCCTAGTATTGCTGGGCATCCGAACACGATTGTTTTTTTAACAGCTGATGCTTTTGGTGTATTGCCGCCAATTTCAAAATTAACAAAGGAACAAGCGATGTATCATTTCTTAAGCGGCTATACGTCAAAGCTTGCAGGAACGGAAAGAGGAGTAACCTCACCGGAAGCAACCTTCTCTACCTGCTTTGGTGCACCATTCCTTCCACTTCCAGCAACACGCTATGCAAAAATGCTTGGCGATAAAATTCTTGAGCATAACGCGAAGGTTTACCTTGTGAATACCGGCTGGACTGGCGGGGAATATGGTGTTGGCAGCCGAATGAAGCTTTCTTATACAAGAGCAATGGTGCAAGCTGCACTTGAAGGGGAACTTGACACTGTTGAAACGGTTAGAGATGAAATTTTCGGGTTAAATATACCGCTTCATATTGCTGGTGTTCCCGACGAAGTCCTGCAGCCAAACAAAACGTGGCCTGATCCAAAAGCCTACGAAATGAAAGCCAAAGAACTGGCTAAAAAATTCCAGGAAAACTTCAAAAAGTTCTCTGATGCACCAGTAGGTGTTGAAGCAAATGGTGGTCCTATCGTTTAG
- the metK gene encoding methionine adenosyltransferase produces the protein MSTKRRLFTSESVTEGHPDKMCDQISDSILDAILAKDANARVAAETSVTTGLVLVAGEITTSTYVDIPKIVRETIKGIGYDRAKYGFDSETCAVLTSIGEQSPDIAMGVDQALEAREGLMSDEEIEAIGAGDQGLMFGYACNETAELMPLPISLAHKLARKLTEVRKDKVLEYLRPDGKTQVTVEYDENDTPVRIDTIVISTQHNPEVTLEQIQRNLKEYVINPVVPKELIDENTKYFINPTGRFVIGGPQGDAGLTGRKIIVDTYGGYARHGGGAFSGKDPTKVDRSAAYAARYVAKNIVAAGLADKCEVQLAYAIGVARPVSISVATFGTGTVSEEVLVDLVGENFDLRPAGIINMLDLRKPIYKQTAAYGHFGRTDVDLPWERTDKADTLRQQASL, from the coding sequence ATGTCAACAAAACGTCGTTTGTTCACTTCTGAGTCAGTAACTGAAGGTCATCCTGATAAGATGTGTGACCAGATTTCTGATTCGATACTAGATGCAATATTAGCTAAGGATGCCAATGCTCGTGTTGCGGCTGAAACATCAGTTACTACCGGATTAGTCCTAGTAGCAGGGGAAATCACTACTTCTACATACGTGGACATTCCAAAAATTGTTCGTGAAACGATTAAAGGAATTGGCTATGATCGTGCGAAATATGGCTTTGACTCAGAGACATGTGCTGTATTAACTTCTATAGGCGAACAAAGCCCTGATATTGCAATGGGTGTTGACCAGGCACTTGAAGCACGTGAAGGTCTAATGTCAGATGAAGAAATCGAAGCTATTGGTGCTGGAGACCAAGGTTTAATGTTTGGTTATGCATGTAATGAAACAGCTGAACTAATGCCGCTTCCAATATCATTAGCACATAAACTTGCACGTAAGTTAACAGAGGTACGTAAAGATAAAGTTCTTGAATACCTTCGTCCAGATGGAAAAACCCAAGTAACCGTTGAGTATGATGAAAATGACACACCAGTACGGATTGATACAATCGTAATCTCAACACAACATAATCCAGAGGTAACGTTAGAGCAAATCCAGCGTAATCTGAAAGAATATGTTATTAATCCAGTTGTACCTAAAGAACTAATTGATGAAAATACAAAATACTTTATCAACCCAACAGGACGTTTCGTAATTGGCGGACCTCAAGGGGATGCTGGTTTGACAGGCCGTAAAATAATTGTAGATACTTATGGCGGATATGCTCGTCATGGTGGCGGTGCATTCTCTGGTAAGGATCCAACAAAGGTTGACCGTTCTGCAGCTTATGCAGCACGTTATGTTGCAAAAAATATTGTTGCAGCTGGCCTTGCAGACAAGTGTGAAGTGCAGCTGGCATATGCAATTGGTGTAGCTAGACCAGTATCAATTTCTGTTGCAACTTTTGGAACAGGAACAGTTAGTGAAGAAGTTTTAGTTGACCTTGTTGGTGAGAACTTCGACCTTCGCCCTGCAGGAATCATTAACATGCTTGATCTTCGTAAACCTATTTACAAGCAAACAGCAGCATATGGACATTTTGGCCGTACAGATGTTGATTTGCCATGGGAGCGTACGGATAAAGCTGACACCCTGCGTCAACAAGCAAGTCTTTAA
- a CDS encoding DUF2584 domain-containing protein gives MGMPLELNTMIVTKGRETRVEENLFVLNKDGYRLYPIDIPIDVRKTMDGDSSGTAVIKKVEWEHSKTTLTYQLIALNSTN, from the coding sequence ATGGGTATGCCTCTAGAGTTGAATACGATGATTGTAACGAAGGGGAGAGAAACAAGGGTGGAAGAGAACCTTTTTGTTCTTAACAAAGATGGATACAGACTTTATCCGATTGATATTCCAATCGATGTAAGAAAAACAATGGATGGTGACTCAAGCGGAACAGCTGTAATTAAAAAAGTGGAATGGGAGCATAGTAAAACGACATTAACCTATCAATTAATTGCATTAAATTCAACAAACTAA
- a CDS encoding ABC transporter ATP-binding protein, which yields MNFLAIKDIHHTYFTNASATTALLDITIHVEEGEFVSFLGPSGCGKTTMLSIIAGLIKPTHGNVLLEGKPILTSENQIGYMLQQDYLFPWKTIEENILIGLKLSKQLNERTKSAALSLLKQIGLTGIEKQLPKQLSGGMRQRVALIRTLATEPKLLMLDEPFSALDYQTKLKLEDLVSNTLDKFGKTAILVTHDIGEAIAMSDRIVLFSPSPGRVHRVFQIPDELRDLSPFEARNHEAFSNVFQMIWKELESLEPGEE from the coding sequence ATGAATTTTTTAGCTATTAAAGACATTCATCACACCTATTTTACTAATGCCTCGGCGACCACGGCCCTCTTAGATATAACGATCCATGTAGAGGAAGGAGAATTTGTGTCCTTCCTCGGCCCTAGTGGCTGTGGTAAAACAACGATGCTTTCAATCATTGCTGGGCTAATAAAGCCCACGCATGGCAATGTTTTGCTTGAAGGGAAACCAATTCTTACCTCGGAAAATCAAATTGGCTACATGCTTCAGCAAGATTATTTGTTCCCATGGAAAACAATTGAAGAAAACATTCTAATAGGTCTTAAATTATCAAAACAGTTAAATGAAAGAACAAAATCCGCAGCACTAAGCCTACTGAAGCAGATTGGTTTAACTGGCATCGAAAAGCAATTGCCTAAACAATTATCAGGCGGAATGAGACAGCGTGTCGCCCTCATACGAACACTGGCAACGGAACCGAAGCTGCTAATGCTTGATGAGCCATTTTCAGCACTTGATTACCAAACAAAGTTAAAGCTAGAGGATTTAGTTTCAAATACATTAGATAAATTTGGAAAAACGGCCATCCTTGTCACGCATGACATTGGTGAAGCCATTGCAATGAGTGACAGGATCGTTCTCTTTTCACCAAGCCCAGGCAGGGTTCACCGTGTGTTTCAAATACCAGATGAGTTAAGAGACTTGTCTCCCTTTGAAGCACGAAACCATGAAGCCTTTTCTAACGTCTTTCAAATGATTTGGAAGGAGTTGGAGTCCCTTGAGCCCGGAGAAGAATAG
- a CDS encoding alpha/beta hydrolase: protein MWKWEAEGEAKAVIVMIHGAMEHHRRYGWLIEMWRLSGFHVIMGDLPGQGMTTRSRRGHIDSFNEYLIEVKDWIKAAYQYDLPVFLLGHSMGGLITIRLLQEEKLDIAGVILSSPCLGLIHTPSKFLDALSHPINVVFPTLRMNSGLTVKMATRNEEVWEADSGDTLYITKVSVRWYRELAAAIKQAFLVMDKTQDVPMLVMQAGDDKIVNKDAVKDWFNQAPLSEKRFKVWPKCYHEIFNEPEREDIFEYAKDFVTSQLKAIGYIV from the coding sequence ATGTGGAAGTGGGAAGCTGAAGGGGAAGCGAAAGCGGTCATTGTGATGATTCATGGCGCAATGGAGCATCACCGCCGCTATGGTTGGTTAATTGAAATGTGGCGTTTATCAGGTTTTCATGTCATTATGGGTGACCTTCCCGGGCAAGGTATGACAACAAGATCCCGCAGGGGCCATATCGATTCCTTCAACGAATATTTAATTGAAGTTAAAGATTGGATAAAGGCTGCCTATCAATATGACTTGCCAGTATTTCTGCTAGGACATAGTATGGGCGGGCTAATTACCATTCGCCTCTTACAGGAAGAAAAACTCGATATAGCCGGTGTGATCCTTTCTTCACCCTGTCTAGGACTAATTCATACCCCATCAAAGTTTTTAGATGCTCTATCACATCCAATAAATGTAGTTTTTCCTACCTTACGAATGAACTCGGGTTTAACAGTTAAGATGGCTACGAGAAACGAAGAGGTATGGGAAGCAGATTCAGGTGATACTCTCTATATTACGAAAGTCTCGGTAAGATGGTATCGGGAGTTAGCAGCCGCAATTAAGCAGGCATTTCTTGTTATGGATAAAACGCAAGATGTGCCAATGCTGGTCATGCAAGCGGGTGATGATAAAATTGTGAATAAAGATGCAGTAAAGGATTGGTTTAATCAAGCTCCATTATCAGAGAAAAGATTTAAGGTGTGGCCGAAATGTTACCACGAAATCTTTAATGAACCTGAACGGGAAGATATATTCGAGTATGCTAAGGATTTTGTCACCAGCCAATTAAAAGCAATAGGCTATATTGTATAA
- a CDS encoding ABC transporter substrate-binding protein, with amino-acid sequence MKKWLKFSLSSLLIVILLISVAACNNNTDPKKLQKVRLAEVTRSIFYAPEYVALAKGFFEEEGLDVELTTTFGGDKTMTALLSGGTDIALVGSETSIYVYAQGANDPVINFAQLTQTDGTFLVSRENIDNFSWDLLKGSTFLGQRTGGMPQMVGEFVLKKHGIDPHQDLTLIQNIDFANIATAFGSGTGDFVQLFEPQASIFEKEGKGHIVASFGTESGHVPYTTFMTKESYMEENKEIVEKFTGAIYKAQQWVDSHSSAEIAEAIQSFFPDTDMEIMELVVDRYKEQGSFATDPILDEEEWNNLQDIMKEAGELPQEVSHETLVNTKIAEDISKK; translated from the coding sequence ATGAAAAAATGGCTAAAGTTCAGTCTTTCCTCACTTCTCATTGTGATTCTATTGATTTCTGTAGCGGCTTGTAATAACAACACGGATCCTAAAAAACTGCAAAAGGTTCGTTTAGCTGAAGTTACTCGTTCCATTTTCTATGCACCTGAATATGTTGCACTAGCTAAAGGATTTTTTGAAGAAGAAGGCTTGGACGTTGAACTGACAACAACCTTCGGTGGTGACAAAACAATGACTGCCTTACTTTCGGGTGGTACGGATATTGCACTAGTAGGATCGGAAACTTCCATTTATGTTTACGCACAAGGAGCAAATGACCCGGTAATCAACTTTGCCCAATTAACCCAGACAGATGGTACCTTCCTAGTCTCACGGGAAAATATCGATAATTTTTCATGGGATTTATTAAAGGGCTCCACATTCTTAGGCCAGCGTACAGGTGGTATGCCACAAATGGTTGGTGAATTCGTCCTTAAGAAGCATGGAATTGACCCACATCAGGATTTAACCCTAATCCAAAATATTGATTTTGCAAATATCGCCACAGCTTTTGGTTCGGGCACAGGTGACTTTGTCCAATTATTCGAACCGCAAGCTAGTATTTTTGAAAAAGAAGGAAAAGGACATATTGTCGCATCCTTTGGAACAGAATCAGGGCATGTCCCATATACCACATTTATGACGAAAGAAAGCTATATGGAAGAAAACAAAGAAATTGTTGAAAAATTCACAGGAGCGATTTACAAAGCACAGCAATGGGTAGACTCCCATAGTTCAGCCGAAATTGCTGAAGCCATTCAATCCTTTTTTCCAGATACAGATATGGAAATCATGGAATTGGTAGTCGACAGATATAAAGAACAAGGCTCCTTTGCTACAGATCCAATCCTCGATGAAGAAGAGTGGAATAATCTCCAGGACATTATGAAGGAAGCGGGAGAACTTCCACAGGAAGTATCTCATGAGACACTAGTCAATACAAAAATTGCCGAGGATATCTCGAAAAAATAA
- the asnB gene encoding asparagine synthase (glutamine-hydrolyzing): MCGFIGCINDNAQTDNDEGNELFKKMNEMITHRGPDDEGYYQDEFIQFGFRRLSIIDIENGHQPLTYENERYWIIFNGEIYNYLELRQELQQNGLTFATNSDTEVIVALYSQLREKAVNKLRGMFTFVIWDKQVQVLFGARDRFGIKPFFHYEGNGRTYFASEKKSILLALEKAELNLDSLQHYLTYQYVPEPDTLSAGIKKLEPGCYFTKRIGSPINILKYWKASFKPANKSETDFVNEIKEVLIDSVKLHMRADVPVGSFLSGGIDSTIIASIAKDFHPAIKTFSVGFQRNGFSEIDVAKESAAKLGVENISYVITPEEYMEELPKIIWHMDDPLADPACVPLYFVAREAKRHVKVVLSGEGADELFGGYNIYREPHSLRIFNKIPRVIKTFLRWAARMLPEGMKGKSFIERGVTPIEKRYIGNAKMFSEKEKRKLLVNYREGINFTDITKLLYQESLGYNAVEQMQYIDIHTWLRGDILLKADKMTMAHSLELRVPFLDKAVFDVASKIPARLKTTSGTTKYILRKAFEGIVPDHVLSRKKLGFPVPIRHWLKDEMNDWAKGIIRESNTDHLINKTYLLKIFDDHCQGKFDYSRKIWTVLMFMLWHQVYVEEKYAFQSDFQWGKTHQTMEI, from the coding sequence ATGTGCGGGTTTATTGGCTGTATAAATGACAATGCGCAAACGGATAATGATGAGGGAAATGAACTCTTTAAAAAAATGAACGAAATGATTACTCATCGGGGTCCTGATGATGAAGGTTATTATCAGGATGAGTTTATTCAATTTGGTTTTCGCCGGCTAAGTATCATTGATATTGAAAATGGGCATCAGCCGCTTACATACGAAAACGAGCGCTATTGGATAATTTTTAATGGGGAAATTTATAACTACCTTGAACTACGCCAAGAGCTTCAACAAAACGGATTAACATTTGCAACTAACAGCGACACAGAGGTTATCGTAGCCCTTTATAGCCAGCTAAGAGAAAAGGCAGTAAACAAGCTTCGCGGGATGTTTACGTTCGTCATTTGGGATAAACAGGTTCAGGTTTTATTTGGTGCCCGAGACCGCTTTGGCATCAAGCCCTTTTTTCACTACGAGGGGAATGGACGAACCTATTTTGCTTCGGAGAAAAAAAGCATCCTGCTTGCGTTGGAAAAAGCTGAACTGAACTTGGATTCCTTACAGCATTATCTAACCTATCAATATGTTCCAGAACCAGACACCCTTTCTGCTGGAATCAAAAAGCTCGAACCAGGATGTTATTTCACTAAGAGAATCGGGTCTCCAATAAACATTCTTAAGTATTGGAAGGCAAGTTTTAAGCCAGCAAATAAGTCTGAAACGGACTTTGTCAATGAGATTAAGGAAGTTTTGATTGATTCAGTTAAACTTCATATGCGGGCAGATGTGCCAGTAGGCTCTTTCCTTTCAGGTGGAATTGATTCAACTATTATTGCTTCAATTGCAAAGGACTTTCATCCTGCTATTAAAACCTTTTCTGTGGGGTTTCAACGAAATGGGTTTAGTGAAATTGATGTGGCCAAAGAATCAGCTGCAAAACTTGGAGTGGAGAATATAAGCTATGTTATTACGCCTGAAGAGTATATGGAGGAACTGCCAAAAATCATCTGGCATATGGATGACCCACTTGCTGACCCAGCTTGTGTTCCCCTCTATTTCGTCGCTCGTGAGGCAAAAAGGCATGTAAAAGTTGTCTTATCAGGCGAGGGGGCTGATGAACTTTTTGGCGGCTACAATATTTATCGTGAGCCACATTCACTAAGGATATTTAATAAAATCCCGCGTGTAATAAAAACGTTTTTAAGATGGGCAGCGAGAATGCTACCAGAAGGAATGAAGGGAAAAAGCTTTATTGAGCGCGGTGTAACTCCAATAGAAAAACGATATATTGGAAATGCAAAGATGTTTTCTGAAAAGGAAAAACGGAAGCTATTGGTTAATTACCGGGAAGGGATAAATTTTACAGATATCACTAAACTGCTTTATCAAGAATCTTTGGGATATAATGCGGTTGAACAGATGCAATATATTGATATTCATACATGGTTGCGTGGGGATATTTTACTTAAGGCCGATAAAATGACGATGGCTCATTCGCTAGAGCTGCGTGTTCCCTTTTTAGATAAAGCGGTGTTTGATGTCGCTTCTAAAATACCAGCCAGATTGAAGACTACAAGCGGGACAACAAAATATATTCTCCGAAAAGCGTTTGAGGGAATCGTTCCTGACCATGTACTCAGCCGAAAAAAGCTTGGTTTTCCGGTACCGATTCGTCATTGGCTGAAGGACGAGATGAATGATTGGGCTAAAGGAATCATCCGTGAGAGCAACACAGATCATTTAATAAATAAAACATACTTGTTAAAAATATTCGATGATCATTGTCAGGGAAAGTTCGATTATAGCCGTAAAATTTGGACGGTTCTGATGTTTATGCTCTGGCATCAGGTTTATGTAGAAGAGAAGTATGCATTTCAAAGCGATTTCCAATGGGGAAAAACTCATCAAACAATGGAAATATAA
- a CDS encoding gamma carbonic anhydrase family protein — translation MIYPYKGKYPKIADSVFIADYTTITGDVEIGEESSVWFNTVIRGDVASTKIGKKVNIQDNSVLHQSPNNPLILEDEVTIGHQVILHSCIVRKKALIGMGSIVLDQAEIGEGAFIGAGSLVAQGKKIPPNTLAFGRPAKVIRELNDEDRKDMNRIFTEYAEKAQYYKSLQN, via the coding sequence ATGATCTATCCATACAAAGGGAAGTATCCAAAAATTGCAGACTCAGTATTTATTGCTGATTATACAACAATCACCGGAGATGTTGAAATCGGTGAAGAATCAAGCGTTTGGTTCAATACGGTCATCAGAGGTGATGTTGCATCAACCAAAATTGGGAAAAAAGTAAACATCCAAGACAACTCAGTATTGCATCAAAGCCCAAACAATCCTTTAATTTTAGAAGATGAAGTGACCATTGGACATCAAGTCATTCTGCATAGCTGTATTGTCAGAAAAAAAGCGTTAATTGGCATGGGTTCGATTGTTCTTGATCAAGCTGAAATTGGTGAAGGAGCATTTATAGGTGCAGGGAGCCTTGTAGCCCAAGGAAAGAAGATTCCCCCTAATACACTAGCATTTGGCAGGCCAGCAAAAGTTATTAGAGAATTGAATGATGAGGATAGAAAGGATATGAATAGAATATTTACAGAATATGCCGAAAAGGCGCAGTATTATAAGTCATTACAAAATTAA
- a CDS encoding hydrolase translates to MNEQKKTYYIDVGTGGISQSETSSTYSFKIQANDEEITELRELFDQNYSTEWKNFFRAHVPYVQYHYDRENDAYDNTIQQVYGMIHKLGDDQAKQHIESMNIMPTIE, encoded by the coding sequence ATGAATGAACAGAAAAAAACCTATTATATAGATGTGGGAACAGGTGGCATCTCTCAAAGCGAGACCAGTTCAACCTATAGTTTCAAAATTCAAGCGAATGATGAAGAAATTACCGAACTCCGGGAGTTGTTTGACCAAAACTATTCAACCGAATGGAAAAACTTTTTCCGGGCTCATGTTCCATATGTGCAATATCATTACGACCGTGAGAATGACGCATATGACAATACGATTCAACAAGTGTATGGGATGATTCACAAACTGGGTGATGACCAAGCAAAACAGCATATTGAAAGTATGAATATCATGCCGACGATAGAATAG
- a CDS encoding ABC transporter permease, whose product MSPEKNSLKLLHKKYIHSLAIEKRWIRFYQVVILLVFFSGWELSSQKQWVDPLLFSSPSKIWSLFLVKFQDGSLLSNLGVTLTETIFGFILGTLLGTILAAVLWWSPMLQKIFDPYLVILNAMPKVALGPILIVALGPGYSSIIAMGAIISVIITTIVVYTAFKEVDPNYLKVLQVFGATRLQCFKEAILPASFPTIISTLKVNVGLSWVGVIVGEFLVSSRGLGYMIIYGFQVFNFTLVFLALLVIAVIATIMYQLVELLEKKLIKE is encoded by the coding sequence TTGAGCCCGGAGAAGAATAGTCTAAAACTCCTCCATAAAAAATATATTCATTCTTTAGCGATTGAAAAGAGATGGATCCGTTTTTATCAGGTCGTTATTTTGCTTGTCTTTTTCTCAGGCTGGGAATTATCAAGTCAAAAACAATGGGTTGATCCGCTCCTGTTTAGTTCTCCATCAAAGATTTGGAGTTTGTTCTTAGTGAAGTTTCAAGATGGTTCCTTGCTTTCCAATTTAGGTGTTACCTTAACGGAGACAATTTTCGGATTTATCTTAGGTACGTTACTAGGAACAATTTTAGCAGCAGTATTATGGTGGTCACCAATGCTCCAGAAGATTTTCGACCCCTATCTTGTAATCTTAAACGCGATGCCAAAGGTAGCTTTAGGCCCGATTTTAATTGTCGCACTTGGTCCGGGCTATTCCTCTATTATTGCTATGGGTGCGATCATTTCTGTCATCATCACTACCATTGTCGTCTACACAGCATTTAAAGAAGTCGATCCAAATTATTTAAAAGTCCTTCAAGTATTTGGTGCCACTAGACTGCAATGCTTTAAGGAAGCCATTCTACCCGCGAGCTTTCCGACAATTATTTCTACTTTAAAGGTGAATGTCGGACTTTCATGGGTCGGTGTCATCGTTGGCGAATTTTTGGTATCCTCTAGAGGACTGGGCTATATGATTATTTACGGCTTCCAAGTATTTAATTTTACGCTCGTATTCTTAGCTCTTCTGGTCATTGCAGTTATTGCGACGATTATGTATCAGCTTGTAGAGCTATTAGAAAAGAAACTTATCAAGGAATAG
- a CDS encoding prolyl oligopeptidase family serine peptidase, whose translation MNTQSGKIIDIYRFPSPNPNVELNVVTYLSNGLKVKGLLAEPKTSGPIDGFLYLRGGIKNVGKVRPARIAQFAAEGFVVFAPYYRGNQGGEGNEDFAGEDRQDAYAAFLLLKSLPRISQIHVFGFSRGGVMALLTAIEFPEAASVVTWGGVSDMSLTYSERNDLRRMMKRVIGGTPEKYPDRYHERTPLYQLEHLIAPILIIHGVNDHNVSVEHAYRLERRLKALNKPVECWYFDDFTHYFPPAINRKVVEDLTKWMKSQIKR comes from the coding sequence ATGAATACACAAAGTGGAAAAATCATTGATATCTATCGTTTCCCTTCTCCAAATCCCAATGTAGAGTTAAATGTAGTTACCTATCTATCAAACGGCCTAAAGGTGAAAGGGCTACTCGCTGAACCAAAAACCTCGGGACCTATAGATGGTTTTCTTTATTTGCGTGGTGGAATAAAAAATGTTGGAAAAGTTCGACCGGCGAGGATTGCCCAATTTGCTGCCGAAGGCTTTGTTGTCTTTGCTCCCTATTATCGCGGGAATCAAGGGGGAGAAGGCAACGAGGATTTTGCTGGAGAGGATCGGCAGGATGCGTATGCAGCCTTTTTGCTGTTAAAATCACTTCCAAGGATCAGTCAAATCCATGTGTTTGGCTTTTCACGCGGTGGTGTCATGGCATTGCTGACGGCTATTGAGTTCCCTGAGGCAGCGTCTGTAGTTACATGGGGTGGAGTGAGTGACATGTCATTGACGTATTCGGAACGGAATGATTTACGAAGGATGATGAAAAGAGTCATTGGTGGAACTCCTGAGAAGTATCCAGACCGATATCATGAGCGGACGCCACTTTATCAACTTGAACACCTAATAGCACCCATTCTCATTATTCATGGTGTGAATGATCATAATGTTTCGGTGGAACATGCCTATCGACTAGAACGGCGGTTAAAGGCGTTAAATAAACCGGTGGAATGCTGGTATTTTGACGATTTCACACACTACTTTCCACCGGCAATAAATAGAAAAGTAGTCGAGGATTTAACGAAGTGGATGAAAAGCCAAATCAAAAGGTGA
- the ytkD gene encoding RNA deprotection pyrophosphohydrolase — translation MNQFFDVNGNLVELSFFENAFQEEIKHVLVICQYRDSWFLTNHKLRGIEFPGGKVERGESLVEAAHREVYEETGASLEELNPIAVYRVSDEKGIFVKKVFWGKIKTINKTNDYYETNGPVVVDGDILQLRFNNDYSFIMKDQVIEECLKYIYKLQNKKE, via the coding sequence ATGAATCAATTTTTTGATGTTAATGGCAATCTGGTGGAGCTGTCTTTTTTTGAGAATGCATTCCAAGAGGAAATTAAACATGTGCTTGTTATTTGTCAGTATAGAGACTCTTGGTTTTTAACCAATCATAAACTCAGAGGTATAGAATTTCCCGGTGGAAAGGTGGAGCGTGGTGAGTCACTTGTAGAAGCGGCCCATCGTGAGGTTTATGAGGAAACGGGTGCCAGCCTTGAAGAACTAAACCCTATTGCAGTATATAGAGTTAGTGATGAAAAAGGAATATTTGTTAAAAAAGTATTTTGGGGGAAAATTAAAACAATAAATAAAACAAACGACTATTACGAAACGAATGGCCCTGTCGTTGTAGACGGTGATATTTTGCAATTAAGATTTAACAATGACTATAGCTTTATTATGAAGGACCAAGTTATCGAGGAATGCCTAAAGTATATTTACAAGCTTCAAAATAAAAAAGAATAG